The region CCTTTTCGCCAGATAAATGCCGCTATTTACCCCTAAAGGTTCCTTTTCTCTCCGATTCCGCTTTTTCACCTTTTTCCCGCCCGATCACATTTCCTGATTTTTTATCGGTAAATGACCACTCAAATACAGGGGTGTTAGTCCACTTTTTCAACAGAATCAATCAGAAAGTGAGGAGTAGGATCGCGGAGTCTGCATGGGGCAGACGTTGAATTTAACCAGGTGTGTGTAACGAATAATGAAGAACTACAAAATAGGTACCCGACTGGCCGGTGGCTTTGGCCTTCTTATTGCGCTTTCGTTGGCGATGCTGACCAGCGGTATTTACCAACTTAACCAGGTATCCAGCAGTACACAACAGATGATGCAAGAACCGCTGCGCAAGGAAAGGCTGGCATCTGACTGGCATGCCACGCTTGTCGCGGGGGTTCAGCGCAGTATGGCGGTAGCACGCAGTAATGACGACTCGCTGGTTGAGCTATTTGCAGCCGAAAACACCCGCGCTAGTAAAGAAAGCGGTAAACGACAGGAAGATTTTGCCAGCCTGATCTCTACGCCAGAAGAAAAAGCCTTATTCGACAAAGTTGGCGAATATCGTCAGTCCTACATCAAAAAGCGCGATGCGATTATCACGGAGAAAGGCGCGGGTAACTTCGATCGCGCCAGAGCACTGTTCGATGATGAATTCGTTCCCGCTTCCAATGGCTATCTGGCAAGTGTGGAAGCACTGCGCGACCACCAGCGCGCCAGCATCGATAAAATGGGACAAGACATTAACACTGGCGCAAGCCGTGGCGATCTCATCCTTGCTATCACAGGCGCACTGAGCGCCATCATCGGCGTTCTGATCGCCTGGGTGCTCACCCGCAGTATCGTGCAGCCACTGTCGCGCGCCGTACAGGCTACGCAAGCCGTCGCGGCGGGCGATCTCACGCACAACGTGCAGCCTGAAGGGCGTGATGAAGCCGCGCAATTGCTGCACGCCCTGCAAGATATGACCGTGCGTCTGCGCTCTATTGTTGGCGAAGTTCGTCAAGGATCTGAATCCATCGCCGGTGCTTCTTCACAGCTTGCCGCGGGCAATATCGATCTTTCCAGCCGCACGGAAGAACAGGCCAGTGCACTACAGGAAACCGCCGCCTCCATTGAACAATTAAGCGCGACGGTAAAGCAAAATGCCGATAACGCGCGTCAGGCCAATCAGTTGGCACAATCGACCACGCAGCAAGCGCAGTCAGGTGGGCAACTGGTGACGGAAGTGGTGGAAACGATGGGCGCGATCGACTCTTCATCGAAGAAAATCGTCGATATCATCGGCGTCATCGATAGCATCGCGTTCCAGACCAACATCCTGGCGCTGAATGCCGCCGTAGAAGCCGCACGGGCAGGTGAGCAAGGCCGCGGTTTCGCCGTGGTCGCCAGTGAAGTACGCAGTCTGGCACAACGCAGTGCCTCTGCGGCTAAAGAGATTAAGGAGTTGATCGATCGCTCTGTTCAAACCGTGGAAGCGGGCAACCGATTGGTGGTACAAGCGGGCACATCGATACAGGACATCGTCAATGGCGTGCGCAAGGTCAGCGATCTGGTCGGAGAGATCAGCTCTGCCAGCAACGAACAAACGATGGGCATTGAGCAGGTAAACGTCGCGGTGAACCAGATGGAAGTGACCACCCAGCAGAATGCGTCACTGGTGAACGAAGCGTCGGCCGCTACGCAGTCTCTACAACAGCAGGCCGCACAGTTGGCGGAGACGGTCAGCCAGTTCCGTTTAGGCAACAGCCATCAGATCGCCCGTACGCCAGCGGCAGCGCCTTCGTTAGCCCTGCAACCTGCGCTAGCCGCACCGGGTAAGAGCGGTGTCTCTGCCAGTGAGGGAGACTGGACATCGTTCTGATGTCATATTCCCTTCAGCCCTCCTCTGCACAGTGCTGGAAGCACTACGACTTATAATGGGTTTTGCCGTTATCTGGCGTAAAAATTATGCATCGGTGGGCTTGGCCGCCGAGTGAGCGGCATGGACGCCGCGAAAGCCAGTGCCGTGTCGGGCGCGTGCTACGAGCTAGCATGAAAATAACGGTATTATCGCGCACGAAACTGCCTCTGAATTTGCATAGAAACATGACTAAGACGAAGGGACCGCCTACAGCGGCTGGTGATACAGCCGCACCGTTTTGTCCGGGTAGTCCAATCCCTCGCCGATGTAATGCCAGCCGTGGTTTTCGTAATAGCCGCTAAACGTGGCGTACAGGTAAAGGTCATCAAATCCCGCGCGACGGCAGAAATCTATTACGTGCCGTTGCAGCGCCACGCCCAGCCCTTTATCGCGATAACTTTCTTCCACATACAACGACGCCAGCCAGGGCGTCAGGTCCTGTCGGCTGATTAAATCACAGCGCCAGAGCCCCACCGTCCCGACTAAACGATCGCCATCCAACGCGATAAACGTCAGCGGCAGCGCCGCAGGATTCAGGCTATTGCGCACCACACTGGCAAAGAATTCACGGC is a window of Pectobacterium punjabense DNA encoding:
- a CDS encoding methyl-accepting chemotaxis protein, producing the protein MKNYKIGTRLAGGFGLLIALSLAMLTSGIYQLNQVSSSTQQMMQEPLRKERLASDWHATLVAGVQRSMAVARSNDDSLVELFAAENTRASKESGKRQEDFASLISTPEEKALFDKVGEYRQSYIKKRDAIITEKGAGNFDRARALFDDEFVPASNGYLASVEALRDHQRASIDKMGQDINTGASRGDLILAITGALSAIIGVLIAWVLTRSIVQPLSRAVQATQAVAAGDLTHNVQPEGRDEAAQLLHALQDMTVRLRSIVGEVRQGSESIAGASSQLAAGNIDLSSRTEEQASALQETAASIEQLSATVKQNADNARQANQLAQSTTQQAQSGGQLVTEVVETMGAIDSSSKKIVDIIGVIDSIAFQTNILALNAAVEAARAGEQGRGFAVVASEVRSLAQRSASAAKEIKELIDRSVQTVEAGNRLVVQAGTSIQDIVNGVRKVSDLVGEISSASNEQTMGIEQVNVAVNQMEVTTQQNASLVNEASAATQSLQQQAAQLAETVSQFRLGNSHQIARTPAAAPSLALQPALAAPGKSGVSASEGDWTSF
- a CDS encoding GNAT family N-acetyltransferase, encoding MADIVYLADHPQHQEQVIDWIWQAFGSQNSREFFASVVRNSLNPAALPLTFIALDGDRLVGTVGLWRCDLISRQDLTPWLASLYVEESYRDKGLGVALQRHVIDFCRRAGFDDLYLYATFSGYYENHGWHYIGEGLDYPDKTVRLYHQPL